From Chryseobacterium sp. H1D6B, a single genomic window includes:
- a CDS encoding GTP cyclohydrolase, which produces MSKVSILEVKNQNQLKQFVRFPMDLYKNNPYYVPSFIKDEMKIWDPKENPALNYSESKQFLAVKDDKVVGRIAVIINHKEEKELDVKKVRFGWIDFIDDEEVSKALIQTAIDYAKEHKVDMIEGPMGFTNLDKAGMLTMGFDKLATMIGIYNHEYYPKHLEKLGLTKEKEWVEFEMNFPKILPPKVEKFSGLIAEKYKLRTLQFKSKQEILPYVEAMFKLLDETYKHLSTYTPISDEQIKTYKEKYFPFIDKNYVICVVDENDELVSFAITMPSYSKALQKSKGKLFPFGWWHFLQAGKKNDRANFYLIGIHPEYQRRGVTAIIFKEIFVRFTSMGIDFAETNPELEENKSVQVLWQDYNPVNHKRRRTYSLKF; this is translated from the coding sequence ATGTCTAAAGTTTCAATTCTTGAAGTAAAAAATCAAAACCAATTAAAACAATTTGTAAGATTTCCAATGGATTTGTATAAAAACAATCCTTATTATGTTCCGTCTTTCATAAAGGATGAAATGAAAATTTGGGATCCAAAAGAAAATCCGGCTTTAAACTATTCAGAATCAAAACAGTTTCTGGCAGTAAAAGACGACAAAGTTGTTGGAAGAATTGCAGTGATTATCAATCATAAAGAAGAAAAAGAATTAGACGTCAAAAAAGTACGTTTTGGATGGATTGATTTCATTGATGATGAAGAGGTTTCTAAGGCATTGATTCAAACAGCAATAGATTATGCAAAAGAACACAAGGTTGACATGATTGAAGGTCCTATGGGCTTCACTAATCTCGATAAAGCAGGAATGCTGACGATGGGATTCGACAAGCTGGCAACAATGATCGGGATCTACAATCATGAATATTACCCAAAGCATCTTGAAAAACTTGGCTTAACCAAAGAAAAAGAATGGGTAGAATTTGAAATGAATTTTCCTAAAATTTTACCTCCAAAAGTTGAAAAATTCAGTGGATTGATTGCCGAAAAATACAAGCTTAGAACCCTGCAGTTCAAATCTAAACAAGAGATTTTACCTTATGTAGAAGCTATGTTTAAACTGCTGGACGAAACCTATAAACATCTCTCTACTTACACTCCAATCTCAGATGAACAGATCAAAACATATAAAGAAAAATACTTTCCTTTTATTGACAAAAATTACGTGATATGTGTTGTTGATGAGAACGATGAACTTGTTTCTTTTGCCATCACAATGCCCTCTTATTCAAAAGCTTTACAAAAATCGAAAGGAAAATTATTTCCATTTGGATGGTGGCATTTCCTGCAGGCCGGAAAAAAGAATGACCGCGCCAACTTTTACCTTATCGGAATCCATCCAGAATATCAGAGACGCGGTGTAACAGCCATTATTTTTAAAGAAATTTTTGTGCGTTTTACAAGCATGGGAATTGATTTCGCTGAAACTAATCCCGAATTGGAGGAGAACAAAAGCGTACAGGTTCTTTGGCAGGACTACAACCCCGTAAACCATAAAAGAAGAAGAACATATTCTTTAAAATTCTAA